From the genome of Deltaproteobacteria bacterium:
TGCATCTCCAGCTATGAAATATTTAAAGCAGATCTACCACTCGCATATATACCGTGCTTCCCTTCCGGGAAAACCACTGTATTCTCGTGTTGTTACCAACAAACAACAAATACCGTTTCCAAAAAGTAAAATATTTAACTTACTTTTTGAAAACGGTTTATCTCGCTGAACTTTACTCTGGCGATTTGCCGCGTTTAACGCTAGTATTTCGCCGTTTTGTTCATCCTAAACAAAGGGAGTTTTTTGAATGACGTGGAATAAGTCGCATCGAATACTGTTTTTAAACACTATTGCCTTTACCATTTGCTTTGCAGCCTGGACCTCTAACGGCGTATTGGTGACATTCTTGGTGGATAACGGCGTGTTCGACTGGACGACAGTTCAAATGGGGTGGCTATTTGGCATTCCTATTTTAACCGGCTCAATCTTTCGCATACCGCTGGGAATCCTAACTGATAAGTTTGGTGGGCGCATGGTCTACGGCTTACTTCTACTCCTTAGCGCGGTTCCTATGTATTTTCTTTCATACGCGAACTCCTTTTTGTCATTCGCGTTGCTTAGTGCGGGTTTTGGAATGGCGGGAACTAGTTTTGCCGTAGGCATTGCGTACTCTTCCATTTGGTACAAAAAAGAGCACCAAGGCACTGCATTGGGCATTTTTGGTGCTGGGAACGCTGGCGCGGCACTTACCACTTTAGTTGGACCACGGCTTTTAAACAATCTCACAAATCATGCAACTAATCTCGAAGCTTGGCGAGAGCTTCCGAAAATATACGCTGCTTCTCTGTTTATTACGGGAATAGTATTCTTCCTGTTCACTGAAACTAAACTTCCCGAGGGCCAAGCAAACAAAACTTTGTCTGAGCTGCTTCAGCCATTAAGGAGAATGAGAGTGTGGCGCTTTAGTTTGTATTACTTCTTAGTTTTTGGCTGCTTTGTAGCTTTTAGCCAATGGCTGCTCCCTTACTTTGTAAACGTCTATACGGTATCTCTAGTCACAGCTGGATACTGGTCCTCTTGGTTTAGCTTCCCGTCTGGCGTTATTCGCGCGCTAGGTGGCTGGTGCTCTGACAAGTACGGAGCCCAAAAAGTCATGTATTGGGTTCTTGGCTCCTCCTTAATTATTTCGTTGATGCTCACCGTGCCCAGGTTAGAGAGCTATTCTCCCGGTGCCGGAATAATGGCAAAAAAAGCTGGTGTAGTTGCTAGCGTTACTGACAGTGAAATTGTTGTAAGCAATGTTACGTATCAACTAGCGGCCAAGGAATCCGTGAACTATGACGAGAACGCTGATATTCTCATATGGCCTACAAAACAGTCTTGGCACAAGCCGATGGTTAAAGTTGGGGATACGGTTGTCAAAAAGCAACTATTAGCACAAGGAATTACGAGGATTTATTTTCAGGCTAACGTCTGGATTTTTGGCATACTCGTAATAACAATAGGAATCATTTGGGGCATAGGCAAAGCTGCGGTCTTTAAGCACATTGCCGATTACTTCCCCAAGGAGGT
Proteins encoded in this window:
- a CDS encoding MFS transporter, with the translated sequence MTWNKSHRILFLNTIAFTICFAAWTSNGVLVTFLVDNGVFDWTTVQMGWLFGIPILTGSIFRIPLGILTDKFGGRMVYGLLLLLSAVPMYFLSYANSFLSFALLSAGFGMAGTSFAVGIAYSSIWYKKEHQGTALGIFGAGNAGAALTTLVGPRLLNNLTNHATNLEAWRELPKIYAASLFITGIVFFLFTETKLPEGQANKTLSELLQPLRRMRVWRFSLYYFLVFGCFVAFSQWLLPYFVNVYTVSLVTAGYWSSWFSFPSGVIRALGGWCSDKYGAQKVMYWVLGSSLIISLMLTVPRLESYSPGAGIMAKKAGVVASVTDSEIVVSNVTYQLAAKESVNYDENADILIWPTKQSWHKPMVKVGDTVVKKQLLAQGITRIYFQANVWIFGILVITIGIIWGIGKAAVFKHIADYFPKEVGVVGGLVGALGGLGGFFCPIIFGYLLKFTGLWTSCWMFMFILSAACLIWMHSVVQSMLRSKDPNLLRELEKK